In bacterium, the following proteins share a genomic window:
- a CDS encoding cytochrome c, translating to MSSSMRLAGAMLATCLGLAGCTGREILAMRSHPEQPQAAVVAPATPFKGPAISATTNYPKDENAPRPVPPAEFASLKNPLAATPENIAKGKAIFDANCAICHGSAGLGNGGAAASLNPKPANFTTGIHTQLPDGYWFWRISKGGGVPPFSGASSAMPPWESVLSTEQRWDVILYEHTFSRHQ from the coding sequence ATGTCATCTTCCATGCGGTTGGCCGGGGCGATGCTCGCGACCTGCCTCGGCCTCGCCGGGTGCACCGGCAGGGAGATTCTGGCGATGCGTAGCCATCCCGAACAGCCGCAGGCCGCGGTGGTCGCGCCCGCAACCCCGTTCAAGGGACCGGCGATCTCCGCAACGACGAACTACCCGAAGGACGAGAACGCGCCGCGCCCCGTGCCTCCGGCGGAATTCGCCTCGTTAAAGAACCCGCTCGCGGCAACGCCGGAGAACATCGCGAAGGGGAAGGCCATCTTCGACGCCAACTGTGCGATCTGCCACGGGAGCGCCGGACTGGGCAACGGAGGGGCCGCGGCGTCGCTCAACCCCAAGCCCGCCAACTTCACGACCGGGATTCACACCCAACTGCCGGACGGGTACTGGTTCTGGCGGATCTCAAAGGGCGGTGGCGTTCCGCCGTTCAGCGGGGCCAGTTCAGCGATGCCGCCGTGGGAGAGCGTCCTCAGCACCGAGCAGCGGTGGGATGTCATTCTGTACGAGCATACATTCTCGCGCCACCAGTGA